In the Betaproteobacteria bacterium genome, GTGCCGGGCGTGCCCGTGCGGCTGATACGCACCTTTTCTTCGCCTTCGGTGATCTCCAGCTCGGCAATGCCGGACTGTTGCACCAGATCAATCAGCGTTTTGATTTTCCGCAGGTCCATGACGAATTCGCCTTCCAACTGTTATTGGCCGAAATAATTGGTGGTGTATTGACTGCCCGCCGCCAGAATTCCGGACTCTCTGTTATGTATGTAGCCGGGTAACCCGCGTGAGTCGAGGAATCGCTGCCGAGTCAGGCTCGGCAGCGCGCAAGAATAGGAAGACCCCAATTACCACATTGGCTGCGCCCGAAGTCTGGAGGCAGCATTGGTTGATACTGATATTTGTGTTGATTCCGTACCAAGCCGGTTCTCACTTCCCAACCGTTTCAGATTGGAGCCAAACCAAAGCATAGTCTTTGACATGCGAGAGAGTTTGCCTCAACAAGAGGGAAAAAGTCCAGCCTTAATGAGGGATTGAAATTCGATGATCAAGGCATTTTCACAACAGATGTTGCATTTTTAACGAAGATTTGATTCGACGATGTGACGCCTCGCACAATTCACGTCTGACTAACAGACTTGCAATCCAAGCTCGCCCGCAAAAATTTTGTCGTAATACTTTTAGCTGAAAATGACGATAGATAACCTATTTTATGGCATTTTTGACAATAATTTTGTTCATTTCCACCTCTGGAACAATGCCCAATCGGCTATATATCACCTCCCCGCCCGGCTTAACGACGACGGTAAATGGCAATAGGCCCAAGCGGTTCCCGAGGCGTTTGGAGAACTCAATTGCGCGAGCCTGATCCGGGAAAAGCGGATACGCTACTGGCGATTTTTGCAAGAACTTGGTGACATTTTCGGGAGAATCGACCGCGATCCCAACAATTTGTAGGCCCTGGGCGCGGAGTTTTTCCTGCGTTTTAGACAACATTGGCATTTCTTCCATGCAAGGTGTACACCAAGTCGCCCAAAAATTAATCAGCAGGAGGCGATGTTGCCATTGCCCAAGTTCTTGTTCCTTGCCTTCCGTATCGGTCAACCGGGTGGAATAAATGGCTCCAGCGGTGATGTCAGTTTTTTCCGTGAGCGCAGCGCGCAATGGATCGTTGGCTGCCGGTTGGTCGAGCCAAAGCGCCAGGCCAGCGAGGGCCAACAACAGGATCGCCCCCGATGCAAGGATCAACTTTGGCACGGATCACCGGCGCTGATTTCAAGGCACAGCCAGCAGAGCAGCCGCATTACTTTCCACCGGTCAGTTGATTCGACAAGGCACTGCCGGGTGTTCCCCCATGCGAAAAGCCCGTCGACAATTCTCCTTGCGCAGTGACCCATGTCGCCGAACCAGGAGCAAGCGCGAGTGTCTGGCGCAATGGGGGATAACAAATGCCGGCGTCCGCACAACCCTGGGAACTGACCGCGAGTGTGAGCGATTCATGGCCAGATTGTGTTTTGTCCAAGACCGTAGTTGGCAAAGGGAGGAGTAGGCGCACACTATGTCGGTATGTAACCACTTTGCCAAAGCTGGCGTCCTGCTTCCACTTTCCGGTCGGCCATGCTTGTCGGGACAGTGAAACCGGCTGGCCATTGACGGCAAAGCGAAACCGATCGCGGTACATGTAGTAGCCATTGGCGATCGCAAATCTTAGTTCAAGCGTTTTGGCATCGACAAGCCGCGCCCTGACAGCAAACGCCTTTTCCGCTTCGAGTAGATCCGGTTCCCGGTTTGGCGCGACAGCCCTTGCCGGGCGAATGGAGATCGC is a window encoding:
- a CDS encoding TlpA family protein disulfide reductase — translated: MPKLILASGAILLLALAGLALWLDQPAANDPLRAALTEKTDITAGAIYSTRLTDTEGKEQELGQWQHRLLLINFWATWCTPCMEEMPMLSKTQEKLRAQGLQIVGIAVDSPENVTKFLQKSPVAYPLFPDQARAIEFSKRLGNRLGLLPFTVVVKPGGEVIYSRLGIVPEVEMNKIIVKNAIK
- a CDS encoding protein-disulfide reductase DsbD N-terminal domain-containing protein; the protein is MKPNRTLYRRDLNRLVRRAMILFILCQTLAVAAISIRPARAVAPNREPDLLEAEKAFAVRARLVDAKTLELRFAIANGYYMYRDRFRFAVNGQPVSLSRQAWPTGKWKQDASFGKVVTYRHSVRLLLPLPTTVLDKTQSGHESLTLAVSSQGCADAGICYPPLRQTLALAPGSATWVTAQGELSTGFSHGGTPGSALSNQLTGGK